Within Citromicrobium bathyomarinum, the genomic segment TCGCCGAGCTGCGCGAGATGATCCTGACCGGCTTTCCCGAGATCGACGTGAGCGACCTCTCAGCGGTGCTTGAGGAGGGCTTTATCGCCGCACATGCCGCCGGCCGGAGCGATGCGCTCGACGAGAGCGCGTGATGCGGGAAGGTCTCCTCAATCCGGCAGACGCGATCGCGCTGGGAAACAAGATCGACGAAATGGCTGGCCTGCTGAAGTTTGCCGAAGTCGGCATTGAAGCCAGCATCCGGATATACATCGACGAAGAGCCTTTCGAGCTGAAGCTGGTCCGGCAAGCGAAATGAGCGACGAGCATCCCTCTGCTGCCACGGGCATGTTCCGGCGTCCCTTTACCGAGCAGGTCGCCTTCTTCCGGCGCAAGCTGCGCAATCTCGTGCCGACCGAGCGGTGGGACGATCTCGTGCGGCAGGAGCACGACGACGCCTTCATGGTGGCGGGCGCGGTCAAGGCGGATCTGCTGACCGACCTTGCTGCGGCCGTCGACAAGTCGCTCGCCGAGGGTCGCGGGCTGGAAGAGTTCCGTCGCGACTTCCGCGATATCGTCCAGCGCAATGGATGGACCGGGTGGACCGGGGAGGGCAGCGTCAAGGGCGAGGCGTGGCGCGCGGGCGTGATCTACCGCACCAATTCCTACACCAGTTATGCCGCCGGGCGCTTCGCCCAGCTGAAGGCGGGCAACTTCAAGTACTGGGTCTATCGCCATGGCGGAAGCCTGGAACCGCGCCCGGTCCATCTGGACTGGGATGGCATCGCGCTGCCGCCCGAGCATCCCTTCTGGCAGACGCATTACCCGCCGAGCGACTGGGGCTGCAGCTGCTACGTGGTCGGCGCGCGGACCAAGGCGGGCATCCGCAGGGTCGGCGGCGATCCGAACAAGACGCTGCCCGACAACTGGCGCGAGCTCGATCCGAAGACGGGCGCGCCGAAAGGCATTGGCAAGAACTGGGATTACGCGCCCGGCGCCAGCGCGGCCGACGAAGTCAACGCGATGGCGTGGAAGCTGGGCAACTGGGATCACCGGGTGGCGAAGGCGTTCATGGAGGCTCTGTCGCAGGAACAGGCCGATGCCATCTCTCGCGCCTATCGCAACCTGCCCAGCACCCGCGACGATGCGCGGCGCTATGCCCGCCGGATATGGCGCGACCTCGAGACGAGCGAGCCCGGCCGCACGCTGGGCATGCTGCGCGGGGACCAGGTCAATGCGGTCGGGCGGTGGCGCGATCTCGACGTTTCAGGCTTCGACTTCTCTCTCACGGCGGACGAGGTGCGGCACGTCCGGCGCAACCATGGCGATCTCGCGACCGAGCTGCGCCGTGGCCAACGGCGAATCGCGCCCGAGGATTTCGCGATGCTGCCGCGTGTCCTCGAGGAGGGAAGCACGCCCCGGTTCGTCGGCATGTCGCGCGGGCGCGATCGGCCGATTTTCGAGATCGTGCTGGAGATCGATGGGGAGACCTACGTCACCCGGTGGGAATACTGGCGCAGGCGCAGGAGCATGTCGCTGCTGAGCTTCTTCGTGCGCACCGGGGAGAGGGGATGAGGACCGCCCCCACCTCACGTCCAAAACGGTCAGGGATGTTTCCTGGTAGCAGGTGCGGTCGAGGAGCAAGTTAACCATGTTCGAGGTGAAGTTCAACTCGGGCCCGGCGCGTAGTGCACTGTCGCGCGCGATGCGCGAGCTGGAGGACATGACGCCGATCTTCGCCGACATTCGCGAGTACCTGATCGAGGTCCACCGGAGGCGCTTCATCGAGGGCCGCGATCCCGAGGGCAATCCCTGGGCACCGAAGAAGCAATCGACGCTCGATCGGTATCGCAAGCTCGGTTACGGCAACCTGCGCCGTCCGCTGATCGGCCCCGGCCGGGCGCTGTCGCGGCAGATCCAGTCATTCGCGAGCAGCAATGGCGTGGTGATCGGTTCTTCGCTGATCTATTCCGGGGTGATGCAGGAAGGGGCTGCCAAGGGCGCATTCGGAAATGACAGCCGGGGCAACCCGATCCCGTGGGGCACCATCCCCGCACGGCGGTGGCTGGGCCTGTCCGAAGAAAACGAGACGGCGATCGTGGATACCGTCGACGAGCACCTTGGCGACGCACTGGGCGAATAGCTGCCGGCCGGTGCCATTGGCACTCCCTAAATCGGCCTGATCGTTCGCGGTCCATTGCGTCGGCGCGCGTGCCTGTGGCAGTCAGTCGGCAGGCCGAAGCGCGAATCGCCGCCCGGCTGATCCCTCCGATATCCCCGACGCATTCGGCCCATGCCCGCCATGGCGGGCATGCCATCGCGCCCCGTGCGCTGCCAATTACCATCGGGTGACGACCAAGAGTTCAACCCTTGCCCTGTGCGGCGCGATCGCTCTCCCGGCCCAGCTGCCCGATGACGGCAGCGAGTGGCTGCACCTGCTGCCCGGCGGCGGCGTGGTCGAGACCGAGGACAGTCGAGGCCCGTACACGGTGCCGAGCTACGACGCGGTGGTGACCGCGTTCAACGCGGCGGGCAATCCCCTTGTGGTCGATGAATGCCATGCCACCGATCTGGCCGCGCCCAAGGGTGGCTCGGCCCCGGCGCGTGGCTGGATCGTCGCCCTCGAAAGCCGCGATGACGGCATCTGGGGCAAGGTCGAGTGGAACGCGGCCGGTCGCCAGCTGCGCGAGGACAAGGCCTATCGCGGCATCTCCCCGGCAATCCTGCACGACAAGGCCAAGCGCGTCCTCGCGATCGCGCGGGCCAGCCTGATCAATCTCCCGAACCTGAAAGGGCTGACGGCCCTGCACCAAGAGGAAACCACCATGGACTGGAAGGCAATGCTGATCGAGGCGCTTGGCCTCGAGGCGGACGCAACCGACGAGGCGATCAAGGCCGCGGCGATGAAGAAGCTCGGCATGGGCGACGAAGATGTCGCCGAGGAGGCGCTGCAATCCGCCCTGCAGGCGCAGGCCAAGCCAATCGCTACCGCGCTGGGCCTGCAGGCCGATGCATCGAGCGATGCGATCGTCACCGCGATCGGCCAGCTCAAGAGCGGCGACAGCGGACTGGTCGCCGCGCTCCAGTCCGAGCTTACCGAGCTGGGCACGAAATTCGTCGCGCTGCAGTCGGAACGTGCCGGCGAGAAGTCGGCCGCAGTGATCGACAAGGCGATCCGCGAAGGCCGCGTCGGGGTGAAGGCTCAGCGCGACCACTACCTGGCGATGCACCAGGAAAACCCCGAGCGGGCCGAGGCGATCATCAATGGCCTGCCCAAGGTCGGCGGGCTGGCGCTGCAGGCGCGCGACGTGCCCCAGCGGAAGGCCGACCAGCTCGACGAGGCCGACACCAGCGTGATCGCGCTGATGGCTCTCGACCCCGAAAAGTTCAAGGAAACCCGCGCCGAAGAGCTCGGCGCAACGGAGGCACTCTGACATGGCTCTCTCTGCAGACCGCAACACCCCGCGCGCCGAAGGCGCTATCCTGCGCAGCCCCGCCGCAGCCAGCCTGATCTATGCCGGCGCGCTCGTGATGCGCAATGCGGCCGGATACGTCACCAAGGGCGCGACCGCGACCGGGAGCGTCGGCGTCGGCCGCGCCGAACAGCGGGTCGACAATTCGGGCGGCTCGGCCGGCGACCTGTCGGTCAATGTCCGTCCGGGCACGTTCCGCTTCAACAACTCCGCCTCCACCGACGCGATCACCATCGCCGAGATCGGAGACGTCTGCTTCATCGTCGACGACGAGACGGTCGCCAAGACCGACGGAAGCGGCACCCGCTCCCCCGCCGGCTTCGTCGCCGACATCGATG encodes:
- a CDS encoding phage minor head protein; amino-acid sequence: MSDEHPSAATGMFRRPFTEQVAFFRRKLRNLVPTERWDDLVRQEHDDAFMVAGAVKADLLTDLAAAVDKSLAEGRGLEEFRRDFRDIVQRNGWTGWTGEGSVKGEAWRAGVIYRTNSYTSYAAGRFAQLKAGNFKYWVYRHGGSLEPRPVHLDWDGIALPPEHPFWQTHYPPSDWGCSCYVVGARTKAGIRRVGGDPNKTLPDNWRELDPKTGAPKGIGKNWDYAPGASAADEVNAMAWKLGNWDHRVAKAFMEALSQEQADAISRAYRNLPSTRDDARRYARRIWRDLETSEPGRTLGMLRGDQVNAVGRWRDLDVSGFDFSLTADEVRHVRRNHGDLATELRRGQRRIAPEDFAMLPRVLEEGSTPRFVGMSRGRDRPIFEIVLEIDGETYVTRWEYWRRRRSMSLLSFFVRTGERG
- a CDS encoding phage virion morphogenesis protein gives rise to the protein MFEVKFNSGPARSALSRAMRELEDMTPIFADIREYLIEVHRRRFIEGRDPEGNPWAPKKQSTLDRYRKLGYGNLRRPLIGPGRALSRQIQSFASSNGVVIGSSLIYSGVMQEGAAKGAFGNDSRGNPIPWGTIPARRWLGLSEENETAIVDTVDEHLGDALGE
- a CDS encoding phage protease translates to MTTKSSTLALCGAIALPAQLPDDGSEWLHLLPGGGVVETEDSRGPYTVPSYDAVVTAFNAAGNPLVVDECHATDLAAPKGGSAPARGWIVALESRDDGIWGKVEWNAAGRQLREDKAYRGISPAILHDKAKRVLAIARASLINLPNLKGLTALHQEETTMDWKAMLIEALGLEADATDEAIKAAAMKKLGMGDEDVAEEALQSALQAQAKPIATALGLQADASSDAIVTAIGQLKSGDSGLVAALQSELTELGTKFVALQSERAGEKSAAVIDKAIREGRVGVKAQRDHYLAMHQENPERAEAIINGLPKVGGLALQARDVPQRKADQLDEADTSVIALMALDPEKFKETRAEELGATEAL